The Gopherus evgoodei ecotype Sinaloan lineage chromosome 4, rGopEvg1_v1.p, whole genome shotgun sequence nucleotide sequence TAGTCAGTTTGACTCAATTCTAGTTAAGTGATATACAATTGTGATATACACCTTTACCTGATATAACGCCGTCCTCGGGAGCTAAAAAATCTCACcaccttataggtgagactgtgTTATACTGGGTTTGGTCCGGTACGCGtaccggactggaccggcttccctggtggtgatttaaagggcccagggctccagatgctgcagggacccccaggccctttaaatccctgcccaagccccgctgccagagctccagtggtgatttaaagggcccagggcttcccacagcggctggagcctctggccctttaaatcaccacccgagcctggctgccagagccccagcagGGATTTAAATGGCCCGGTGCTCCAGTTTAAAgccctggtccctttaaatcaccaccagagctctggcagtgaggcttgagtggtgatttaaaggccccggggctccacacgaatttgaatataatgcagtaaagcagcagggctcgggtggtgctttaaagggcctggggctccccgctggTTTACCATGTTATAGCCCAATTCATGTTAGAACGCGACCCgatatatcagggtagaggtgtatttctgtATTGTGAGGAACAAAACAGTGTTTATGACTTAGCTGGCTAGAAATAGTCTTCAAGCAGTACAGATGTATTAGCTGAGATGTATTAATTTGGAAAGTTGCATTCTCTCTACTTCTATTACCCTTGCAATAGAAAGCAAGGGCAAAATAATTTCTCCAAGGTAAGAATTTACATAGATGCTGGAGATGGAGGTTGCACAACAGTGGCTACATTCTAATGGTGGTATAAGACAGAGTAATATAACATACATTAATCAATACATTATAAAACTTAGCCAGTGTCATTCTAAAGAAAAAGGCTTGTAATGATATTGCAATATTTGTAGAAGACAAGTTTCATGTGCCTTCTTATAAGCTTCTcagcacattaaaaaaatgtagaGTAGATTGGTAGCTGAGGATTTTGCTATTTATGGACAAAGTAAGGGCTTCCGCAGGAAGCATTTTTATTACTAGAATTCACACAGCTTTTGACTGATCTGCATTTACTACCAGAAAGAGAAACTATGAACAAGCAGTTCAGAGTTTGCTTTGATATTATCAGTTCTCACTGGCAGCAGAAAATAACACCAACCTGCATTTGCTATTCTTGATTTATAGCAATCAAAATATTATTCCTTATACTGGTATTCTTCTCTTCCCATGAAGAGCTCTGCTCTGGACTTAATTTCTAATTCATCATTCTCCATCACATTCGTGTGTACTAACCAGAGGATGTTGTCCTTGAAAAGACAAAAGAGGCCTCGCAGATGAACCAGGGCAGCGAAGGCAGAATAGAGGCTGAAGCCCACCATTAATCCACACGAATGACAGTACAATGCATAGTAagcactgaaagagagagagagagagagagagagagaaaaggtttcAGTAGAGCAGAAGTTTCCAAACTGTAGTCCAAACACTGCTTACTGTTGCCATCAGCACATAATAAATGTAGTATTATTTCTCCATATAAGCAAGCACTATAATAGGAGTCCCATAACCTCTGTGGCAAAGTAGTGGGCTAGGCTGTCCACAAGATAGTCTTTGCATTAAAGGCAGTTACCCACTCAAAAGTTTGGAAAACCCCAGAAGCTGAGGTTAAAATATGGAAACTGAAATCTAACTTAAAAGGTCAGTTCAGGATACCCTGCTGCTACTGAAACACATCTAtgaattttaaagagaaaattattTCAGACAGActtaaaattgaaaacaaaaaactacAAATGATGCACAGAGGAAACTGAGCTATGTGAAACCATATCATCAACTCATTAGCTATACAACCATTAAGTTTTCCTTTTTGTCCTGTCCCTCCTACCCCACTAGAGTAGAAAAGCTAAAAATGGCCCCAAGAGTGGTTTGGGATACACAAATATAGTACCTAACTTAACAGGTAAGAATTACAAACTGTGTAAGATGCCTACAAAAAATTCACTTCCCCATGGGGAGCAGAAAGTAAGTGCCATCACCTTCTGCAGAATACAAACTTGCCTTGAAAAAGTTTCTAACCCTTATAATTGTGACAAACCTTCCAAATATGAATCAAGCACAATACAGATACAGGGCTGCCTCCTCAAATTTGCGGGCAGCTCAAGCAACTGCAGCTACTCAACTTTGAAAGTAGCAACCCTTGATTCAAACTTAGTTTCTTATTTTCTTCTGTGAAGTCTAATAAAAACACTGTAAACCATGCTTGACAAAGATACTCTCCTCTAGCCACTTCCCTTTCTGCAGCGTTTTGATGAACTCAAATTATTTCCTTCCCATTAGATTCACCCCATAATAGGTAAAGAAAAAGCATTATCATATCTGGGTGAACCAACTTCTACTGATTTTTGCTAGTAATGAATTAAAGACTTATTCGCTTTCActattaaataatataaaaagaCTTTCCATCTTAACAGGTAtatagacctttttttttttgatagatATTGCTTCCTTTTTTGATTTACTCAAATgatcccccatccccctccatctCGAGGGTAAATAGGGCAAAAGCTTAGGGGGGTGTAAATATAGGCTGTTGATTTACAAAGGCTTTCTCAGTTGAAAAAGCAGTGGACAAGTCCAAAACCAAACTAGATTTGTCAATTCTATGAGACACCTCTAAGAGGGAGTTGGAGGGATTTTAGAAACTTATTTTCTTCTAGCACAAACACATTTCTAAAATTCAGAAGCAACACATTAATGCCTTTCTGCTCTACTTTGTGAACATCTCAAATTGAGAACTAATACCAAAAGCAAAAAAGCAACATCTGAGGTACCTACCATCCTAGAAGGGGTCCTTCAATACCGATCATTAAAGAATCGTCCAAAACAACATCATTTGTGACTTCTGAGAAGATAAACCCATAGATAGTCATACGCCACTGATCATTCACCAATATTTTTATTTGTCCTCAACACTAAGGTTGTGAACTTTCTAtctttaggcttggaaggattcatttttgttttatatttattttaacagaaaaaattTTAATcctagtagatttttttttaacatttgtgtTGACTTAAATGTTTGCATTCATCAAAAATTAAATTCCTCTAATGCTGTTATTCAGACTATGTGACTGAATCCCAGATTCAAATATGttttgtaatttttaatttgtgtaAGCATAATAGAATACTGACTTTTTGCTGGTGCCAGCCACTAACACAAAAACGTGTCTATTTAAAGAAGCATGCAAATTCCACTTTACTGGGAGTATCCTGTAATGGAGCACGAGGAAAAGGGAAGGGACAGCTCACAGCTGGCAGACAGTGGGGCAGATCTCAGTGGGAATGAAATTAACAGTCGCTGGGCAGTGGCAATgtgaggggaagggagcagcTTTCCAGCCACATATGTCCCGACTGAGTTTACAGGACTGCTGTTTCACTTGCAAACTGAGTAGAGATGAGAGAGTTACTGTTTTAATGTCACTTCAGAGCGGAACCGAAACTGACGCCACGTTTTATGAAGTCTCCCAACATTTCGTGCTTTCCGAGCACACATTAAGGCCATTTGGTGGCCGATAGAAAACAAAGCGCTGCAAGATCCGCACACTCAGGCAGGGATAATCGCCTGATTATGCTGCTCTCCACTGAGGGGATGCTAGGCGCGCAGTTAGACCACTGGGGACCACAACTGCAGCAGCCGCATCCCTCCCCGGAGGCTCACGTCAGCGCCCGTGCTAggtagccctgccctgccctgccctacccAGCCCCCGGGGCTGACCCGGGGCGCCCACGAGCAACCAGGCCAAGGGAGCGCTGGTGAATCCAGGCCCAGGCTCCGTCCAGtcgcagccccgctgcccaggcaGAGTCTGGCGCCCCGGGGACTCACTGAAGCAGACGAGGACCCGCAGCCAACGGTCCTCTTGGGCGCAGAGATGCAGCGAGTCACCCAGCACGGCGCGGCAGCCCCGGCAGTGGAAGAGGGCGCACtcctccagccggagccctcgGCGCAACAGCGTCCCGCCACCCGGGCTGTTCGGCTCCCGCTGGGGTTTCGCGCCGCGCGGCATGCCCGCGTCCTCCCGCGGGGGGCAGCCCCAGCTCCGCAGAACAGGGTCCGGCCGCTCGAAGGTGATGGCGCCGTCAAGCTGAGGCTCGTGGAACAACTGCTGGATGCACCTCCGCACGGCCATCTTCTGCTCTCACGGTGCCTGACCTACCGCTCCCGCCCGGATTCGAACCCAACGCCCGCCCCCTCGCTATTCCAATTGGAGTACTACCTAAATTTTGAGCTCCGATTGGGTGAAATACAAGCAATCACTTCACTGGGTGCTCGCAACAGGAAAATAATTTCCTCCGGCCATTGGAAGAGCTTGGATACCAATCATTCTCCTTCCCAATCAGATAATGATATTTTGGGATAGGGCGGGGCTTTAATTTGATAGACTGTTTACATATGCCAATCgagtttaaacaaaacaaatcccGTTCCTCAGGATGCCATTGGCTGTCGGTGTGTCTCACGGGCCATCCACTGGTCAGTGGCTCAGCCAATGACAGAGCGCGAAGAGTGAGTTCGAATGATGGAGGGGTGGGACGAAGTAGTTTGGCGTCAGTTGAGCGCGAGATTCGAAGCACGGGCGCGGCGGTTACCGCGGGCCGCGCTCACAGACCGATCGCTGCCATAGTCCTGCCGCCATGGAGCCGCCCTCGCTGCCGCAGCTGGAGTCGCTCAAATACAACGAGCTACAGCAGGTGGCCAAGGCTGCCGGCCTCCGGGCCAACCTGAAGGTGAGGGGACGGCGCCCCGGCCAGGGAGAGTCCCCCAGCCGCTGGGAATGGAGATGGGGGTACCCAGGGAGAGGGAATGGCACCGGGGACCGGGCCAGGGGTCTGCTCCCTGAGCGGGGGCTGAGACTGCCGAGCAAAGGTGTGAGCGGGGACCTGGGTTAAGGGTGGCGGAGCGGACGCGGCTGACGCCTGGGTCCCTGCCCTATCAGTGCTCAAGTTCCCTGTGCGGCTCAGCGAGCGCCCTGAGGACACAGGGTGCACGGGTCTCTGCTATGTGTGGAGGTGACCCACTTACAGTCTGATCCCTGTCCAACGTGGGTTTACAGGGCGCGGAGGTGGGACCACAGCCCCTAAGCTTCCATGTGAACTTCTAGGACATAAAGGTGGCCATGCTGGGTTAGTCCAacagaccatctagcccagtatcctgtcttctgacagtggctaatgccaggtgcttcagagggaatgagcagaacagggcgaTTCtccagtgatccattccctggcTGGGCCAGCTATGCAAAGGCTAAGGACAACCATGCATGGGTTTgtctccctgcccatcttggttaataaccattgatggacctatcctccgtgaatttatctaattttttaacccagttatacttttggccttcataacatccctgctgacaagttccacaggttgactctgcttTGTGTGAAGCAGTACTTCCTTATATTACTGTTAAATGTGGTGCCTGTTAATTTAATCGGCCCACTGGTTCTGTTATGTgaatgggtaaataacactttgtgGAAGGAAAACACAGTCCTCACTCTTAGGTTGTATGCAACTTGTCAGAAACagtttattctcaagcaattgcaaggGGGAGAGTGTGGCAGGGACAGGGATTCCCCCTTCCTAGGCAGGTCTCTGCCAGATAAACAATTagggcaagcatttataccttttgttacatacaataatgatcAACAACCGCGTCTGGTTCATATATATATTCCTCCCTAATATCTTACTTTTCTCTACTAGTTCTTGCTATAGTCTGTGTTCCAggcttatctaacacaaggtcaaaCAGCATCTCTTACAGTTTTTCCCACTCACTCAGGCCCTGCCTTGAAGTCTTGCATAGTTAgagttagcctgactcttgctctgtTCTGATTTGAAAACTCAGATGTCTATATCCAAATTCCCTTTGTCCACTTCCACagcttccttatttgctttctccaccccattcatagacctctatcagagCCCttcttagtcatttcttttccaagctgaaaagtcctttTTAATTTATCATATGGAAGGTGTTCCacatccttaatcatttttgttgtccttctctgtactttttctatttctaatatgtgttttttgagatgggtcaACCAGAATTGCCtgtagtattcaaggtatgggcataccatggatttatacagtggcatgaTATTTACTTCTTATTGCCTATCCCTTTCATAAtgtttcctaacatcctgttagttttgtttgactgctgctgcacattgagtagatagTTTTccgggaactatccacaataactccgagatctctttcttgagcagtaactgttaattcagaccccatcattttgtatatttagttgggattatattttccaatatgcattgctttgcaattatcaacattgaatttcatatgacgttttgttgcccagtcacccagtttaatgagagccctttgtaactctttgccgtctgctttggacttagctctcttgagtaatttttttatcatctgcaaactttgtcacttcccaatttacccctttttccagatcattcatgaatatgttgaacagcactgatcccagtacagatccttgagagacaccactatttacttctctccattcagaaaactgaccatttattcctccctttttttccctgtcttttaaccagtcactgatccatgagaggagcttccatcttatcccatgactgcttagtttgcttaagagcctttggtgtgagactttgtcaaaggctttctaaaagtcaaagtacactatatccacaggATTCTCTTTGTccgcatgtttgttgactcccctcaaagaattctttgCTCTGCTATTTCTGATTCCTCCCACCCCCTACATGTCAATAACTTGCAACACAATGCCAGATGTCTTTCTGGCTATAAAGAAGGTGCTGTCAAAGGCACAATGTAATCTGGAGGGAAGCATTTCTTCCTACCTGTCCACTATTATGTGATAGATAACATCAGGCACATGCAGGGTGTGTTGGTTTTTTGCAGTTGATAGTGACCCCTTGTGGTGGGTGGTAAGCTTATCCAGAAAGCACACATTCTCATCACTAGCTGACTTCCATGGAAAACATCACTGGAGGAACTACAGTGCACAGAACTTGGCAGCTATTGGTGAGCAGCTCAAAGCTGTAGACTAAACCGTAGGTATTGGGAAAAGTTTTCAACTAGCAataattgttaggtaataaagcaagtcctcactcacctctccaacacccaagttcgtgcggagttggtatttgggcacacaattctgtcagagaccagacaccaatgcgttgatcaacgggctcacactaacccaaaagctttagaataagtgtggcccctttattaggggtgagcatcaatatttatacacagaagtaaacaaagtgattaataaaagataatggtcatgcataatcaatcaagattttacaggaaaagcaagtttaacaagtaaatgcatagagataaaggctaatggctacttaataaagggggtgtcatgagtagtttgcaggttagtgctttgttcgataaagggttcagaaaggattatgcagagacggccagtctgggtgtgttttggctccaaagtttaccaaaagtttagacccaacattcctccatttgtagctttgagataactattaatcaaaaagctacaccctattttaagattttaagggccgcttggcaatttcagcctgggccaattcgaagagagtaaggcttttagctgaagtgggaaaagaataaactgacttacatgagtttatgagggaggggacacactgaatacagcaacacagtattataaggactactatggccccaacaacacccaccaagaggtttttaacccacccaaatccgggcagccaattccataaggctccccaccaattataaggtggctggccagaggagtagtttttagccattttccttaggtgtttggtacgttgaaaagtgtcagagtaggtgtcatttacaaaaacacagcattcctcatttatgagggcgcaagtttctccctgggctgctaacattatatttaaagccattttgttttgcaaagctaactggcgcagctgggacattttcccggcctgatttttaaatagggttgcagtttcattggtcaaagattctaatagtccctgtagacggatgatagcacccttcaagctagtgtgaccagcccaccgctgccaggacaaaccattacggagattaatatctctgtcagtttcacgaatgttacgaacgtggggaaaatgagggggagtgagggagatccgagaaggcggtgctagccatgccaaataacatgaccctgcccaatcaggggagagaaaataataagccttgggcccgcacacccagtatgtt carries:
- the OIP5 gene encoding protein Mis18-beta, yielding MAVRRCIQQLFHEPQLDGAITFERPDPVLRSWGCPPREDAGMPRGAKPQREPNSPGGGTLLRRGLRLEECALFHCRGCRAVLGDSLHLCAQEDRWLRVLVCFKVTNDVVLDDSLMIGIEGPLLGCAYYALYCHSCGLMVGFSLYSAFAALVHLRGLFCLFKDNILCYLLKTKAMIEASEMNFPALSLKEHLGKLKEQLVGVHGRLELLIKKLEELNQQITMADKQGYASRTVGLKLGFAGIKSSN